In the genome of Lynx canadensis isolate LIC74 chromosome X, mLynCan4.pri.v2, whole genome shotgun sequence, one region contains:
- the AKAP14 gene encoding A-kinase anchor protein 14, giving the protein DVTESSRRQKTDTEDSSNVNELALEIVKRAIAAAIKFVEETKNPIKNIQWLTHGEFTAEKGRRQIEKFVLTWEYQERWVHHTQFIERKDVVHSYYYLYCVRWSIPTAMRPMLQVSASAYFTVKITKNKPPDMPIEVSYVFEGHSLVHRPGMTRFREKWLRDITEAKSILMESIAF; this is encoded by the exons GATGTGACTGAAAGTTCCAGGCGCCAGAAGACGGACACAGAAGACAGCAGCAATGTGAATGAACTAGCTCTGGAGATAGTTAAGCGTGCCATTGCTGCTGCTATTAAGTTTGTGGAAG AAACTAAAAACCCCATCAAGAACATCCAGTGGCTCACCCATGGTGAATTCACAGCAGAGAAAGGCCGTAGACAAATTGAGAAGTTTGTTTTG ACTTGGGAGTATCAAGAACGCTGGGTGCACCACACACAGTTCATAGAGAGGAAAGACGTGGTTCACAGCTACTACTACCTCTACTGCGTACGCTGGAGCATCCCGACCGCTATGAGACCCATGCTACAAGTCTCCGCCTCTGCCTACTTCACCGTCAAGATCACCAAAAACAAACCTCCA GATATGCCCATTGAGGTCTCTTACGTCTTTGAGGGCCATTCGTTAGTTCACAG ACCAGGAATGACTCGCTTTCGAGAAAAATGGCTGAGGGACATTACTGAGGCCAAAAGTATTTTAATGGAGTCAATTGCCTTCTAA